A window of the Parabacteroides merdae ATCC 43184 genome harbors these coding sequences:
- a CDS encoding GtrA family protein, protein MEETVKQAIKYGIVGVSNTVITAVVIWIMMKLFGCSDVVSNMVGYVAGVLNSFIWNKQWTFRSSAGWIGSAVRFGVVFGVCYLLQLGLLVYVLNPYLSIDPYYNQLIAMAFYTVINFIMNKFYTFKA, encoded by the coding sequence ATGGAGGAAACAGTCAAGCAAGCCATTAAATATGGTATAGTGGGAGTGAGTAATACGGTGATAACCGCCGTTGTCATCTGGATCATGATGAAGTTGTTCGGATGTTCGGATGTTGTTTCGAATATGGTCGGTTATGTAGCAGGCGTATTGAATAGTTTTATATGGAATAAGCAATGGACATTCCGAAGTTCGGCTGGATGGATCGGCAGTGCCGTCCGTTTCGGTGTCGTGTTCGGAGTGTGTTATCTGTTGCAATTGGGGCTTTTAGTGTATGTCCTGAATCCATACCTGTCGATCGACCCATATTATAACCAATTGATAGCAATGGCTTTTTACACGGTGATTAATTTTATCATGAATAAGTTTTATACGTTTAAAGCTTAA
- a CDS encoding glycosyltransferase family 2 protein: protein MKKLAVIVPCYNEELVIAESYRRTREALHKLPVLTEIIYINDGSRDRTRLMLDEIAASDPQVKVIHFSRNFGHQPAVTAGINNCDADLAVILDADMQDPPELIPSILELQEKEQANVVYCVRKSREGEGLFKKVTAKAFYRMLNYMSDVNFPLDTGDFRLIDRKVMDQFDRFQERGKYIRGLISWVGFKQVPFYYEREARIAGETKYPFSKMWKFATTAMLYFSKKPLRLATSLGFIAVLVGIVLAVWFTLGKIYGFSNAETGWTSIMTSVIFFGGVQLLTVGVLGQYIGILFDEIKARPEYIIDEKKNF, encoded by the coding sequence ATGAAGAAACTTGCGGTCATAGTCCCTTGTTATAACGAGGAGTTGGTCATTGCCGAATCATACCGGCGTACACGGGAGGCGTTGCATAAGCTCCCTGTTTTAACGGAAATTATCTATATCAACGACGGCAGTAGAGACCGGACGCGTCTGATGCTGGACGAGATCGCGGCTTCCGATCCGCAGGTGAAGGTGATCCATTTCTCCCGTAACTTCGGACATCAGCCGGCTGTCACGGCAGGTATCAACAATTGCGATGCCGACTTGGCTGTCATTCTGGATGCCGATATGCAGGACCCTCCCGAACTTATCCCATCCATTCTCGAATTGCAGGAAAAGGAGCAGGCGAACGTGGTTTATTGCGTCCGCAAGTCCCGCGAAGGGGAAGGGCTTTTCAAGAAAGTGACGGCGAAGGCTTTTTACCGTATGCTGAACTACATGAGTGATGTGAATTTCCCGTTAGATACAGGCGATTTCCGCTTGATAGACCGCAAGGTGATGGATCAGTTCGACCGTTTTCAGGAGCGTGGAAAATATATTCGCGGACTGATCAGCTGGGTAGGCTTCAAGCAGGTTCCTTTCTATTATGAACGAGAGGCACGTATTGCCGGAGAAACGAAATACCCGTTCAGCAAAATGTGGAAGTTTGCCACCACCGCTATGCTTTATTTCTCCAAGAAACCGTTGCGCCTGGCGACAAGCTTGGGCTTTATCGCCGTATTGGTCGGCATCGTGCTGGCCGTCTGGTTTACTTTAGGCAAGATATACGGCTTCAGCAATGCTGAAACAGGTTGGACTTCCATCATGACCTCCGTTATTTTCTTTGGCGGCGTTCAATTGCTGACAGTCGGTGTGTTAGGGCAATATATCGGCATCTTGTTTGACGAGATCAAAGCACGTCCGGAATATATTATCGATGAGAAGAAGAATTTCTAA
- a CDS encoding pyridoxamine 5'-phosphate oxidase family protein translates to MKLMKEKAEQLLQRCEVVVITSVNEEGYPRPVPMSKIKSEGYSVVWMATGNDSLKTKDFRLNPKAGLCYSENGNSVALTGEVEVITDAEIKKELWQEWFIAHFPLGPADPNYVLLKFKGQKATIWIDGVFIHE, encoded by the coding sequence ATGAAACTTATGAAAGAAAAAGCAGAACAGTTATTGCAACGTTGCGAGGTTGTGGTTATTACTTCCGTCAACGAAGAAGGGTATCCCCGCCCTGTCCCCATGAGCAAAATCAAATCGGAAGGATATTCCGTGGTCTGGATGGCAACCGGCAACGACTCTCTGAAAACGAAAGATTTCCGTCTGAATCCCAAAGCAGGCTTATGCTATAGCGAAAATGGCAATAGCGTGGCATTAACCGGAGAGGTAGAGGTAATTACCGATGCTGAAATAAAAAAGGAGCTCTGGCAGGAATGGTTTATCGCACACTTCCCGTTAGGACCGGCTGATCCGAATTATGTCCTGCTCAAATTCAAAGGACAAAAGGCTACGATCTGGATCGATGGGGTATTTATTCACGAATAG
- a CDS encoding helix-turn-helix domain-containing protein, with translation MYTEYQPCGLLSAYIDKYWVFKGKTELGTYFKILPDGCCDFIFSIGDTAQCVGTNQPVMQPYRCFFVGPMTTFSELVTNTPSVHMLGVRFHPCGLTAFCKPPLSEFTNQRISCNDLTLLFTDSFAESLCEAQTLQQQICLIERFLIHRLKDNYEIDPQIPFAVQQINRSKGRLPILQLMDEICICQRHFERKFKAYTGYTPKEYSWIMKFRNTIDLLKNCIPDNLLTIAVEAGYYDLSHFNKEIRQLSGNTPASFLSIPIPEDVLLTYLE, from the coding sequence ATGTACACGGAATATCAACCTTGCGGACTATTGTCGGCCTACATTGATAAATATTGGGTATTCAAAGGAAAAACCGAACTCGGCACGTACTTCAAAATATTGCCGGACGGTTGCTGCGACTTTATCTTTTCCATTGGAGACACTGCACAATGTGTCGGCACGAACCAGCCGGTCATGCAACCCTATCGTTGCTTCTTCGTCGGTCCGATGACTACTTTCTCGGAATTGGTCACGAACACGCCGAGCGTTCACATGCTGGGAGTCCGTTTCCATCCTTGCGGGTTAACCGCTTTCTGCAAACCGCCTCTCTCTGAATTTACGAACCAGAGGATAAGCTGCAACGACTTGACGCTTCTCTTTACAGACTCGTTTGCCGAATCATTATGTGAAGCACAGACTTTACAGCAGCAGATTTGCCTGATCGAACGGTTCCTTATCCACCGCCTGAAAGACAACTATGAGATTGATCCTCAGATCCCGTTCGCCGTGCAGCAGATTAATCGCTCGAAAGGGCGTCTCCCGATCCTGCAATTGATGGATGAAATCTGCATTTGCCAACGTCATTTCGAACGCAAATTCAAAGCATATACCGGCTATACTCCAAAAGAATACAGCTGGATCATGAAATTCAGAAACACCATCGACCTGCTGAAAAATTGCATACCGGACAACCTGCTTACGATTGCCGTTGAAGCGGGCTATTACGACCTCTCCCACTTCAATAAGGAAATCCGGCAGTTATCCGGCAATACACCGGCTTCTTTCCTCTCGATCCCTATCCCCGAAGATGTCTTGCTGACTTACCTGGAATGA
- a CDS encoding glycerate kinase family protein, which yields MNKAIIAIDSFKGCLTSEEAGSAVMEGIKTIFPDCETLLFPIADGGEGMLDILTSATKGKYRTLPAHGPLMELVQGRYGISGDGQTALIEMAAVSGLPLVPEDKRNPMLTTTYGTGELILDALEQGCRHFIVGIGGSATNDAGLGMLQALGFRFLDKRGNLLGTGGRIMSQVASIDTSAVHPALKEARFTIACDVRNPFCGSDGAAYVFASQKGADAKMVKELDTGMQALSRVILSTTGKDISDIPGAGAAGGMGGGFLAFLNAELKPGIRLMLDVLDFGKRITGADLIFTGEGRADRQTVMGKVPSGILEEARKQNIPVIVLAGSIEDAAQMNRAGFQGIFSITPGPVTMEKAMEPEFARENIRRLVTQICSVIHPFATR from the coding sequence ATGAATAAAGCAATAATAGCCATCGACTCTTTTAAAGGCTGCCTGACCTCGGAAGAAGCCGGAAGTGCAGTAATGGAAGGTATCAAAACGATCTTTCCCGATTGCGAGACCTTGCTGTTTCCGATCGCCGACGGAGGCGAAGGAATGTTAGACATACTCACCTCCGCAACAAAAGGGAAATACCGGACCCTGCCGGCACACGGTCCTTTGATGGAGCTCGTGCAGGGACGGTACGGTATTTCGGGCGACGGGCAAACAGCTCTGATCGAGATGGCAGCCGTCAGCGGCTTGCCTTTGGTTCCCGAAGACAAAAGGAATCCGATGCTGACGACTACTTACGGGACGGGAGAACTGATTCTCGACGCCCTCGAACAAGGTTGCCGCCATTTTATCGTGGGCATAGGCGGCAGTGCCACCAACGATGCAGGGTTAGGTATGCTGCAAGCCTTAGGGTTCCGTTTCCTGGACAAGCGGGGAAATCTGTTGGGGACAGGAGGCAGGATCATGTCGCAGGTAGCCTCCATCGATACATCTGCCGTACATCCGGCTTTAAAGGAGGCCCGCTTCACGATTGCCTGCGATGTACGCAATCCCTTCTGCGGGTCTGACGGGGCGGCTTACGTCTTCGCTTCGCAAAAGGGAGCCGATGCCAAGATGGTCAAAGAACTGGATACCGGTATGCAGGCACTTTCACGGGTTATCCTGTCGACTACTGGCAAAGACATTTCGGATATCCCCGGAGCCGGGGCAGCCGGAGGAATGGGCGGAGGTTTCCTTGCGTTCCTGAATGCCGAGTTGAAACCGGGTATCCGCCTGATGCTCGACGTGCTGGACTTCGGTAAGAGAATAACGGGAGCCGACCTGATCTTTACCGGTGAAGGACGGGCTGATCGGCAAACAGTGATGGGGAAAGTGCCTTCCGGTATCTTGGAAGAGGCCCGGAAACAAAATATTCCCGTCATAGTACTTGCAGGAAGCATAGAAGATGCAGCTCAAATGAACCGGGCCGGCTTCCAGGGAATATTCTCGATCACACCCGGTCCAGTCACAATGGAGAAAGCGATGGAACCGGAATTTGCGAGAGAAAATATCCGCAGGCTGGTGACTCAGATTTGTTCGGTAATCCACCCGTTCGCCACGCGCTAA